From [Flavobacterium] thermophilum:
TTCCCATTATCACACAATATACCGTTCCGCTTCAATGAGGGCGGCAGCCGCCTCGCGTTTTTTCGCGATCACATTGATCGGCGTATGGCGCGTCAACCGGCGGAGAGCGGCGAGCATCATCCGCAGCGTGTCGCCTTGTTCGACGGCGACAAGTGTTTCTTTCGCATGCGCCTCAATTTCATTGAACGCCTCTTGGCAGAAAATTTGCGTATAGAGCAATTTTTGTTTGTGTTTCTCTTCCCCGCCCGCATTAATCGCTTTTTCGGTGCGGAGAAGCGCCGATTCCATGGCGTAGATGTTGGCGACAATATCGGCGATGTTCACGAGCACTTCTTGCTCTTCCTCAATTTTCGGACCGAATTTTTGCGCCGCTAGCCCGGCGACCATCAAGGCGATTTTTTTCGCGTTGCGCACCAAATATTTCTCTTGTTCGAGCGCGCCCGTTCCCGGTTCTTCGGCCGTCATCATCATCAGCTCTTCTTGCAGCTGCTGCGCTTTTTGGAAGAGCGGCAGCTCGCCTTTTAGCGCTTTTTTCAAATACATGCCCGGCACGAGCAGGCGGTTGATTTCATTCGTCCCTTCAAAAATGCGGTTGATGCGCGAATCGCGGTAGGCGCGCTCAATTTCGTATTCCTGCATGAAGCCGTAGCCGCCGTGGATTTGCACGCCTTCGTCCACGATGTAATCGAGCACCTCGGTCGCGAAAAACTTGTTCAGCGAGCACTCGATCGCGTATTCGGCAATCGATTTCGCCACTTCCTTGCCGTCTTTCGCTTTTTCCCCATCGAGCAGGCCCATCCGTTCATCGAACAAGCCGACCGTGCGGTACACCGAGCTTTCCGCCGCATACAGGCGCGACGCCATCGTCGCAAATTTTTCTTGCGTCAGCGTAAACTGCGAAATCGGGCGTTTGAACTGCTGGCGTTGGTTCGCGTATTTGAGCGTGATTTCGAGCGCCCGCTTCGCGCCGCCGACCGCGCCCAGTCCGAGCTTGTAGCGGCCGATGTTTAAAATGTTGAAGGCGATGACGTGGCCTTTGCCGATTTCACCAAGGACGTTTTCTTTCGGCACCGGCACGTCTTGCAAAATGAGCGTCCGCGTCGACGAGCTTTTGATCCCCATTTTCTTTTCTTCCGGACCGGTCGAAACGCCCGGGAAGTCGCGCTCAACGATGAACGCGGTGAAATGTTCGCCGTCGACTTTTGCATAGACGACAAACACATCAGCAAAACCGGAGTTGGTGATCCATTGCTTTTCGCCGTTTAAAATGTAATGCGTTCCTTCTGCATTCAATTTCGCCGTCGTTTTCGCGCCGAGGGCGTCCGAACCCGATCCCGGCTCCGTCAAGGCATAGGCGGCGATTTTTTCGCCAGTCGCCAACTGCGGCAAATATTTTTGCTTTTGTTCTTCCGTGCCGAACAAGACGATCGGCAGCGAGCCAATCCCGACGTGCGCCCCGTGCGAAATGGCAAAACCGCCGGCCGGCGCCATTTTTTCCGCAATGATGGCCGAACTGACTTTATCCAGACCCAACCCGCCGTATTCTTCCGGAATGTCAGCGCTTAACAAGCCGAGTTCGCCCGCTTTGCGAAGCAGTTTCACGGAACGGTCAAACTCATGGTTTTCCAAATGCTCCAGCTGCGGGAGCACTTCATTGTTAACATACTCTTCCGTCGTTTTGGCAATCATATGATGCTCGTCGGTGAAATCTTCCGGCGTAAACACGCGCTCGGCCGGAATGTCTTCGATTAAAAAGCTGCCGCCTTTGATCGCTTCTTCCATTGTTTTCGCCATCGTTCGTTTCCTCCCCCGAAAGATGATTGATGATCCGGGCGGCAACGCCGCCCGGGAAATAGACGTTCCATGCAGCCGGGCAAATGCGGATGCATGCCTCGCGCGAGCTGATGAAGCCCGCTCGCTGTCAGCTGCCGCTACAGCAGCTCAAACACGCCGGCCGCTCCCATGCCGCCGCCGATGCACATCGTCACAATGCCGAACTGGACGTTGCGGCGCCGCATTTCATGAAGCAACGACAACGTCAGCTTCGCGCCCGTGCAGCCGAGCGGGTGGCCGAGCGCAATCGCCCCGCCGTTGACATTGACGATCTCTTCGTCAAGCCCGAGCTCGCGAATGACTTGAATCGACTGGGACGCGAACGCTTCGTTCAGCTCGATCAAGCCGATGTCGGACAGCTCAAGGCCGGCGAGCTTCAACGCTTTCGGCACCGCCGCGACCGGGCCGATCCCCATCACTTCCGGCGGCACGCCGGCGACGGCAAACGAGCGGAACTTGCCAAGCGGCCTTAAACCGAGCGACTCTGCTTTTTCACGGTCCATCACCATGACCGCCGCCGCCCCGTCGCTCATTTGCGACGCGTTGCCGGCTGTGACCGTGCCGTTGGCGGCAAACGCCGGGCGCAGTTTCGCGAGCGTTTCCATATTCGTGTCCGGGCGCACGCCTTCATCTTGTGTAAAGACGACTTTCTCCTCAACGAGTTTGTTGCCTTCTACTTTGCGCACCGTCACCTCGACCGGCACGATTTCTTCATTGAATTTCCCTTCGGCAATCGCCTTCGCGGCGCGCTGGTGGCTGCGCACCGCGAACGCGTCTTGATCTTCGCGGCTCACGCCGTATTTTTTCGCCACTTGCTCGGCCGTGTGCCCCATCGACATGTAATATTCCGGCGCCTCTTCGGCCAGGCGGGCGTTCGGGCGGACGACATGGCCCATCATTGGCACCATGCTCATCGATTCAACCCCGCCGGCAATGACCGTATCCGAATGGCCGAGCATGACTCGTTCGGCCGCATAGGCGATCGCCTGCAGGCCGGACGAACAATACCGGTTGATCGTAATCGCCGGCACCGTGTACGGCAGCCCGGCGAGCGCCCCGATGTTGCGGGCGATGTTCAGTCCTTGCTCCGCCTCGGGCATGGCGCAGCCGATAATTAAGTCGTCGATATTCCCATCATAGTTCCCTGCACGCTTCAACGTTTCCTTGACAACGAGCGCTCCCAAATCGTCCGGCCGCGTATGGGCGAGCGTTCCTTTTTTCGCCTTGCCGACCGGTGTGCGCGCTCCCGCGACAATGACCGCTTCTCTCACGCCAGTCTCCCCCCTTGAATCCCCCGCTTTAGTTGCGGAGCGGTTTTCCTTTCACCAACATATGCTGCATGCGCGCTTGCGTCTTCGGCTCGCCGATGAGGCTCAAAAACGCCTCGCGCTCGAGATCGAGCAAATATTGCTCGTCGACTTCCGTTCCGTACGGCACTTTTCCGCCGGCCAGGACGTACGCCAATTTTTTCGCGATTTTCAAATCGTGCTCGCTGATGTAGCCGGAATGGAACATCGACTGCGCCCCAAGCAGCATGGCCGCATAGCCGCTTTCGCCGGCCACCGGCACTTTCTTCCTTACAGGTGGCCGATACCCTTCCTCATACATCGAGAGCACCGCCTGTTTCGCTTCATACAGCAGATGGTCGCCGTTCATCGTGATGCCGTCGCGGTGATTCAAGAAGCCAAGCTCGCGCGCTTCCGCCGCTGACGTCGACACTTTCGCCATGGCGATCGTTTCAAATACGCTGGCCGCGATTTTGACGTAGTCGACGTCCACGCCGCGCGGCAGGCTGTTCAACTGTTTGATGTACAGCTCCTTGTTGCCGCCGCCGCCCGGAATCAAGCCGACGCCGACTTCGACGAGCCCGATGTACGTCTCGGCCGCCGCCTGGATGCGCGAAGCCGCCAACGTCACTTCCGCCCCGCCGCCTAACGTCATGGCAAACGGCGCGACAACGACCGGT
This genomic window contains:
- a CDS encoding Acyl-CoA dehydrogenase, short-chain specific encodes the protein MAKTMEEAIKGGSFLIEDIPAERVFTPEDFTDEHHMIAKTTEEYVNNEVLPQLEHLENHEFDRSVKLLRKAGELGLLSADIPEEYGGLGLDKVSSAIIAEKMAPAGGFAISHGAHVGIGSLPIVLFGTEEQKQKYLPQLATGEKIAAYALTEPGSGSDALGAKTTAKLNAEGTHYILNGEKQWITNSGFADVFVVYAKVDGEHFTAFIVERDFPGVSTGPEEKKMGIKSSSTRTLILQDVPVPKENVLGEIGKGHVIAFNILNIGRYKLGLGAVGGAKRALEITLKYANQRQQFKRPISQFTLTQEKFATMASRLYAAESSVYRTVGLFDERMGLLDGEKAKDGKEVAKSIAEYAIECSLNKFFATEVLDYIVDEGVQIHGGYGFMQEYEIERAYRDSRINRIFEGTNEINRLLVPGMYLKKALKGELPLFQKAQQLQEELMMMTAEEPGTGALEQEKYLVRNAKKIALMVAGLAAQKFGPKIEEEQEVLVNIADIVANIYAMESALLRTEKAINAGGEEKHKQKLLYTQIFCQEAFNEIEAHAKETLVAVEQGDTLRMMLAALRRLTRHTPINVIAKKREAAAALIEAERYIV
- the fadA_2 gene encoding 3-ketoacyl-CoA thiolase; this encodes MREAVIVAGARTPVGKAKKGTLAHTRPDDLGALVVKETLKRAGNYDGNIDDLIIGCAMPEAEQGLNIARNIGALAGLPYTVPAITINRYCSSGLQAIAYAAERVMLGHSDTVIAGGVESMSMVPMMGHVVRPNARLAEEAPEYYMSMGHTAEQVAKKYGVSREDQDAFAVRSHQRAAKAIAEGKFNEEIVPVEVTVRKVEGNKLVEEKVVFTQDEGVRPDTNMETLAKLRPAFAANGTVTAGNASQMSDGAAAVMVMDREKAESLGLRPLGKFRSFAVAGVPPEVMGIGPVAAVPKALKLAGLELSDIGLIELNEAFASQSIQVIRELGLDEEIVNVNGGAIALGHPLGCTGAKLTLSLLHEMRRRNVQFGIVTMCIGGGMGAAGVFELL